TGTACATTAACATCCGTATTGGTATATTCCTCAATCTTCTGTTCAATCCCGTTCTCCTTGGCCGGTATATCACCTACCTGCATTAAAGAGATGGAAATGGGAAGTTTACCTTCCCCTGCAGCAGGCGCTTTTTCTCCCCCACAACCTGCAAGCAACCCAGCGGACATTGCACCAATTACAACGATTCCGCCTAAACGGGACATTGGACCTTTTGGACTCATGAACCATCTCTCCTTTTTGATAGCCAAATTGTTCAGCAATCTTGCCTCATTTCACTCAAATCAACGATGTATGCGCTATCATAAATGATCTGAAGAAAAGAACCAGCATTACGCCAGTTCAATCTCCACCCCTGCCAAAATGAACGGAGCGACCGACTTCGGATCATTGATCCGAATGGACTCGGTCACATAATACTCATAGGACCCGTCACGATACGGGCTTCCTCCAAGACCTGCTCCGCCATTACACTGCGTCAAGGACAGCACGCCTTCACGATCCGTTTGCAGCAGATGCTGTAGCAGACCCTGGTACCCTTTTTCCGCAACCGCTTTGAACTTGCCGCTTAGATATCCTTTACGTACACCTTTGGCCAATGCATAGACAAACATTGAGGTGCCGGAAGCCTCCAGATAGTTTCGCTCACGTCCCGGCTGATCCAGCAGATGTGGCCATAGTCCGGTCTGTTGGTCCTGCACATGCAGCAGAGCGTTTGCTACCCGTTCGAAGATGCCCACAATCTGCCCGCGCTGCGGATGATCTACCGGCAGATGATCCAATGTATCCACAACCGCCATCACATACCAGCCCATCGCCCGGCTCCAGACATGCGGAGAACATCCCGTCTCCCCCGAACTCCAGCGCTGCTCTTTGCTCTCATCCCAGGCATGGTACAAGAGACCACTACGCGAATCACGTGTACGTTGCTCCACCAGCAAGAGCTGCAGAGCCGCCTTGTCGAACCACTTCTCTTCACCCGTCACCGCGCCATACTGGGTCAGATACGGAGTGGCCATATACAATCCATCCAGCCACATCTGGAAAGGGTAAATCTTCTTATGCCAGAACCCACCTTCACTCGTATGTGGCTGTCCCTTGAGCTGAATCATAAGCAACTCCGCAGCTTTGCGGTACTTTTCTTCACCCGTTTTCTCATGCAGTAGGAACAGTGATTTTCCCTGATTGATCTGATCCAGATTATATTCCTCAACCGTATAGGAACGAATCGAGCCATCTTCCTGAACAAAGTGATCCATTAGCTCACGAATGTAGTCAAAATACTTTTGCTCCCCGGTTTGCGTGTACAGCTCCTCCAGTGCTTTCAGAAAGCAACCATTCTCATAATGCCAAGTGGAGTACAGCTCATGGTTGCGATAACTTTCCATGAATTGCTGTGCCATGCGCACCGATGTGAATTGCAGTGTTTCTTTCATGATCAAGCCTCCGCTTCCGGCTCTTTATTGAGCCTGTTTTTTATAATCTTCGGCATATTCCTCACGAATCTTGTTTCCACCCGCATTGCCCCAATTCTCGATTTCCTTTTC
The window above is part of the Paenibacillus sp. 1781tsa1 genome. Proteins encoded here:
- a CDS encoding glycoside hydrolase family 105 protein produces the protein MKETLQFTSVRMAQQFMESYRNHELYSTWHYENGCFLKALEELYTQTGEQKYFDYIRELMDHFVQEDGSIRSYTVEEYNLDQINQGKSLFLLHEKTGEEKYRKAAELLMIQLKGQPHTSEGGFWHKKIYPFQMWLDGLYMATPYLTQYGAVTGEEKWFDKAALQLLLVEQRTRDSRSGLLYHAWDESKEQRWSSGETGCSPHVWSRAMGWYVMAVVDTLDHLPVDHPQRGQIVGIFERVANALLHVQDQQTGLWPHLLDQPGRERNYLEASGTSMFVYALAKGVRKGYLSGKFKAVAEKGYQGLLQHLLQTDREGVLSLTQCNGGAGLGGSPYRDGSYEYYVTESIRINDPKSVAPFILAGVEIELA